In one Natrarchaeobius halalkaliphilus genomic region, the following are encoded:
- a CDS encoding tyrosine-type recombinase/integrase, which yields MSLEPIEPETALELYLADRENNVTEATIRSHRSRLGHFIRWCNNEEITNLNNLTGRKLHRYRLWRRDEGDLSPATEKTQMDTLRVFIRWVESIDGAPEDLHVKIRSPNLTGDDNVRDEMLEEERAEELLAYLRRYEYASRHHVVIALMWHTMIRVGAIHSLDVDDFDSEEKSLQVVHRPETDTPIKNSTDGERFIALSDKVCQLLIDWIEQRRPASVDEYDREPLITTSQGRAHTTTLRGDCYRYTWPCIRGEDCPHGRNIDDCPATEYERASECPSSESPHALRRGGITHSLQQDWPMKAVGDRANVSEQVLEMHYDQRTEKEKMEQRRDYLDRL from the coding sequence ATGAGTCTCGAACCGATCGAACCGGAAACCGCGCTTGAATTGTACCTAGCTGACAGGGAGAACAACGTCACCGAAGCGACGATTCGCTCACATCGATCCCGACTTGGGCATTTCATCCGGTGGTGTAACAACGAGGAGATCACGAACCTGAATAATCTGACTGGTCGAAAGCTGCACCGATACCGGCTGTGGCGGCGGGATGAAGGTGATCTCTCACCTGCAACCGAAAAGACCCAGATGGACACGCTACGGGTCTTCATCAGGTGGGTGGAATCGATCGATGGAGCACCGGAAGACCTCCACGTGAAAATTCGATCACCGAACCTGACCGGTGATGATAACGTGCGTGACGAGATGCTCGAGGAGGAGCGCGCCGAAGAACTACTCGCTTACCTCCGTCGCTACGAATACGCGTCTCGACACCACGTTGTGATCGCACTGATGTGGCATACGATGATACGAGTCGGGGCAATCCACTCGCTTGACGTGGACGATTTCGATTCCGAAGAGAAGTCCTTGCAGGTCGTCCATCGACCTGAGACCGATACGCCTATCAAGAACAGCACAGACGGCGAACGGTTTATCGCGCTGTCAGACAAGGTTTGTCAGCTTTTGATCGACTGGATTGAGCAGCGACGACCAGCGTCTGTGGACGAGTACGATCGTGAGCCGCTTATTACGACGTCACAGGGACGTGCTCATACGACGACGCTTCGAGGAGATTGTTATCGGTATACGTGGCCATGTATTCGGGGTGAAGACTGTCCACATGGACGTAACATCGATGACTGTCCAGCGACTGAATACGAACGCGCTTCGGAGTGTCCATCGAGCGAGAGTCCACACGCACTTCGTCGCGGTGGGATCACGCACTCGCTCCAGCAAGACTGGCCGATGAAGGCAGTCGGCGATCGAGCAAACGTCTCCGAACAGGTGCTTGAGATGCACTACGACCAACGTACAGAGAAAGAAAAGATGGAACAGCGGAGGGATTATCTAGATCGGCTATAA